The Antennarius striatus isolate MH-2024 chromosome 23, ASM4005453v1, whole genome shotgun sequence genome has a segment encoding these proteins:
- the ing2 gene encoding inhibitor of growth protein 2, with the protein MLGRQQLAMDRSQQLLSYVEDYLECVESLPLDIQRNVSQLREIDARYQEVLKEVDEVSVKFSGEHDAAQRKRLQVQLQRALISSQELGDEKIHVVTQMTELVENRFRQMDSHSVCLQGPVETERLHVERRSSVQDPQVPERTSTRRPRRQRNSECREPSHSSANGSLLDDPLEESVPPPRDKKSKSAKKKKRKAKQERDASPVDFAIDPNEPTYCLCEQVSYGEMIGCDNDQCPIEWFHFSCVGLTYKPKGRWFCPKCRGDSEKTMDRSLDRNRKDRRSR; encoded by the exons ATGTTAGGCCGCCAGCAGCTCGCTATGGACCGGTCCCAGCAGCTGCTGAGCTACGTGGAGGACTACCTGGAGTGTGTGGAGTCTCTGCCTCTGGACATCCAGAGAAACGTCTCCCAGCTGCGGGAGATCGATGCCCGGTACCAGG AGGTGCTGAAGGAGGTGGATGAAGTGTCTGTGAAGTTCAGCGGTGAACACGACGCCGCTCAAAGGAAGCGGCTGCAGGTCCAGCTCCAGAGGGCGCTCATCAGCAGCCAGGAGCTGGGCGATGAGAAGATCCACGTGGTGACCCAGATGACGGAGCTCGTGGAGAACCGCTTCCGCCAGATGGATTCCCACTCCGTCTGCCTGCAGGGGCCAGTCGAGACGGAGCGTCTCCATGTGGAACGCCGCTCCAGCGTCCAAGACCCCCAGGTCCCCGAACGCACCTCGACTCGACGCCCGCGTCGCCAACGCAACAGCGAGTGCCGTGAGCCCAGTCATTCGTCAGCGAATGGCTCTCTATTGGACGACCCACTGGAGGAGTCCGTCCCCCCACCCAGAGATAAGAAGTCCAAGTCggcgaagaagaagaaacgcaaGGCCAAGCAGGAGCGAGACGCCTCCCCAGTCGATTTTGCGATTGACCCCAACGAGCCGACCTATTGCCTCTGTGAGCAGGTGTCGTACGGCGAGATGATTGGCTGTGACAATGACCAGTGTCCAATAGAGTGGTTCCACTTCTCCTGCGTTGGGCTCACCTACAAGCCCAAGGGCAGGTGGTTCTGTCCAAAATGCAGAGGAGACAGTGAGAAGACCATGGACAGGAGCTTGGACAGGAACAGAAAAGACCGCAGGTCCAGGTAG